TGTCTCTGAATTGAATTGAGTTAAATTGAAATGATTTTGTGCTTTCTCTGTGATTTCTTATGGATGGTTGTGCTTAATATTTTGCATTCTGCTAACATATATCTGTGATTGAACAATGATTATATGATAAATTGATGAATGTTTGAGTTAAGAAGTTCACTGTCTCCCTGTATGTTGTCATATTTTCATTGAGAAAATTGCAGGTTGAGTAAAGTTTCTTTTCAAGTGCCTTGATGTCTTGAATTGAACTTAGTTAAACTTTATTTAGGTCACAGGTTGTTGCAAATAAAAATAGACATGTTGCATAAAGAAATTTATGTTATTATTTGCATTTGatcattaagataaaaatgaccTAGAAACTTATGTTAATTGTTTTCAAACTGTGCTTACTCgtgtcttccaaagaagtgttaATATAGCATAGTTTGGTGACAAACAGCTTCCCACATGAttttgaattcatattttgatacTTAAAGACTCTTCTACTGTCATAAGATGTTGATTGTCTTTTTGGATAACTTGAGTTCTCTAATTATGGGGTGTAGATTCAGAAACTTAAGTACATTATGTCTACTGCTACAAAAGTGTTGCCTAATGTGAAATTCAGTTTTGGGGTATTTTCATTGACATAGTGTCTTGTGGTACTTGTTGCCATTATAGTTGAtattttgttttggtgttttatgtgtttttgaaCTGCTTTTGGAACTAACACATAAATCTGCAGAAATATTGCTAAATTGAAACTTTgtattttttgagttttgaaactGAAACTTACAGAATTTTCTTTTTGACTTTGCTCATTAGGAAGTATTTACATAAACctcaacaatgttttgatacTCACTGGAACAAACTTTAGATCCTGGAGAGATTCGGTAGAGCGTTATATGAtgatgcatgagaatatagacctAGTCTTTCATGAGGATGAACCTGAGGCATTAACTAAAGATAGTTCAGCTGAGGAGGTTAAGGCATTTAAAGCCTGGCAAAGGTTAAATAGAATGGCCAAGAACACCATTAGAAACACTATGTGTGACACTGTAAGAGGTAGTGTAGAAGAAcctgacttggctactgactaTATGGAGGTcattgagagaaaatttaaaGAGAGTGAGAAAGTAGAGGCTGCAAGATTGTCTAAGGCTTTCCATGAGCTGAAGTATGAAGGATctgggggagttagagagcacatAATGAAGCTGATCCACATTAATGCTAGGCTCAGGGAGTTACTGATGGGAGTGAATGATAGCCAAGTGGTGCATGTTGCACTGCAttctttgccaaataccttcaGTGGACTTAGAACTAGCTACAATGCTCTAAAGGGTACCTGGACCATAGATGAGCTCATATCTATCTGTGCTGATGAAGAAGAtagaattaagaaagagagaaagcCTGCAACCTCTGTGAACCTGGTggaaaagccaaagaaaaagaagaacaagctTAAGGTCACCAAAACCATCACTAAGCCATCTGGAAACACTGCAGCAGCTACCACCACCACAGCTTTtaagttcaagtgctacttttgcaagaAAGTAGGACATATGAAGGACTGCTCAGGTTTTAAGGCTTGGTTGGTGAAGAAGGGTAAGAATTTCTTAAGTACTACAGAaactttttctttagaaattaattttgtcAATATTGAGCCTCACACTTATTGGTTAGATTCTGGCTCACCCTTACATATTACGAATTCTTTACAGGGATTCACAAAGAAGAGGGCACCAAGAAGTGAGGAAACTAATGTCTGTGTGGGAAATGGCATGAAGGTTGCAGTGAAGGCTATAGGAACCTTAAGACGAGATCTAggttttggaaattttttagttttggatgATGTTTATTACATTCCCTCGATTAAGAGGAATTTGCTTTCTATGTCTCTTTTGGTTAAGACTGGTTGCTGTTTTTACATTGATTTGGATggaataaaaatttctaaaggTTCCTTGTTATATGGATCTGGTGTTATTTTGGATaattatatgaaattgaattGTTCAATACCTCAACAAGTAATCTCACTTGTTGAAGACAGAAATAACACATTAAGTAACAACACCATCACAAGTGTTAAAAGGACCTTATTCAATGATAAATCAGCTTACTTGTGGCATAGGAGACTAGACCACATTTCAAAAGAAAGACTGCAAATATTAGTAAAGAACAAAACACTTCCAGAACTAGACTTTTCAGACCTAGCAGACTGCATTGAATGTTTTAAGGGTAAAATGACAAACTTAAGAAAAAAGACTGCTAGCAGAAGTGAAAAACTGCTAGAGTTAATTCATACAGATATATGTGGTCCCTTCAGGCATAGAACAATATGTGGAAATGTTTATTTCATTACATTCATAGATGACTATTCAAGGTATTGTTACATCTACCTATTGTCAGAAAAATCACAGTCACTTGAggcatttaaaattttcaaaactgaagttgaacatcaactagaaatgaaaattaagacTGTGAGGTCTGATAGGGGGGTGAATTTTACGGTAAATATACTGAGCAAGggcaacaaaagggtccatttgctttATATCTGCAGGATGTAGGTATAAaagctcaatatacaacaccatACAACCaccaacagaatggtgttgcagaaagaaagaatagaACTCTGTTGAATATGgtaagaagtatgatgtgtactTCTGGGTTGCCAAAAATGTTTTGGGGAGAAGCTTTAAGAATTGCAAACTATCTTTGCAATAGGTCCCCAAGCAAGTCTGTGGATAAAACACCATTTGAGACTTGGTGTGGTAGGCAACCTAGTCTGCATCATTGCCATGTATGGGGTTGTAAAGCTGAGGCAAGAATTTACAATCCCAATTTAGGAAAACTTGACCCTAAATCTGTAACTTGTCATTTTATAGGCTATTGTGAAAAATCTAAAGGTTATAAACTCTATGCACCTCACTactcacctagaatttttgaaactcatcagGTTAAATTTCTGGGGGAGAGTATTTGCAATACAAAATTTGGATTTAACTgatgattttgaggaaattgcagAAACTGAGGATACAAAAATAGAAATGCCAAACTTTAAAAATAATGCAGAAACTGAAAGTGAAGTTCACAATGAAGCAGATGGTGACTTAGAGCTTGAAACCCAAAATGTTGAAGTGGCTGAACCTATACCAAACTAAAATATTCCTGAACCTCAACAAAATGCAGTTGAACCTAGAAGATAACAAAGAACTAGGAAGCCAACTTTTGGAGGTGAAAATGATATTTATGaggtttatctgcaagaagttgAGAGCACTTTAGCAGATGATAATGACCCTGTAAATTTTAAGCAAGTTGCAGAAAGTAATGAGTCAAAACAATGGAAGAAAGCCATGGATGCAGAGCTTGAATCCATGTATAATAATGAAGTGTGGGAGCTTGTAAAGCCAGATCCAAATCACAAGCCTATAGGCAGCAAGTGGGTGTTCAAAACTAAGAGAGATGGCAAGGGAAACATTGAAAGACACAAAGCAAGACTTGTAGCTAAAGGGTTCACACAAAAGAAGGGTATAGATTTTACAGAAACATTTTCACCAGTTTCAACTAAGGACTCTTTTAGAATCATAATGGCTCTTGTAGCTCACTATGATATGGAGTgacatcaaatggatgtaaaaacagCCTTCTTAAATGGTGAACTGGAGGAAGTGATATACATGTCACAACCAGAAGGCTATATtgaaactggaaaagaaaaCTTAGTCTGTAAGCTTAAGAAATCTATATATGGACTTAAGCAGTCATCTAGACAATGGTATAGAAAATTTGATTATGTGGTTGCATCTTTTGGTTTTACAGAAAATCTAGTAGATGAATGTGTTTATCTTAAAGTTGTTGGAAACCAGTTTGTTTTTCTTATCCTATTTGTAGATGACATTCTCcttgctagcagtaacattaagtTACTGAAAGATTCCAAAATATTTCTGTCGAAAaattttgatatgaaggatCTAGGAGAAGCTTCTTATGTATTAGGAATTGAGATAAAGAGAGACAGAGCACAAGATTTATTGGGATTATCTCAACAAGCCTACATTTCAAAAATACTTCAGAGATTTGATATGGCTACTTGTGCTCATGGGGAGGTTCCAATATCTAAGGGAGATAAATTAAATAAGGATCAATGCCCTAAAACAAGTGTTGAGAAAAGGGAAATGGAGTTTGTACCATATGCTAGATTAGTTggcagtctcatgtatgcacaagtgtgCACTAGGCCAGATTTATCGTTTGCAGTTGGCATGTTGTCTAGATTTCAATCTGATCCTGGACACAAGCATTGGACTGCTGGCAGAAAGGTATTGAGATACCTAAAGAGGACTAAGAGTCACATGCTTGTGTATAAGCGTGTGAAGAAACTTGAACTTGTAGGCTTCACACACTCAGATTTTGCAGGCAATTATCCTGCATCAATGAAGTCTACTTGTGGCTATGTATATATGTTAGCAGGTGGTGCAGTGACTtggaaaacaatgaaacaatcaTTGATAGCCACATCCACCATGCAAGCAGAAATTATAGCCATATATGAAGGTGTATGTGAAGGCCTATGGATcagaaattttcttttggaaacaaAGATTTTAAGTAATCTTGTTGATGGAAAACTGAAAGtttattgtgataatgaagCTGCTGTGTTCTTCAGTAAGAATAGCAAAAGGTCCaataattcaaaacatatagaCTTGAAGTTCTACTTCTACAGTGTGAGAAAGAGGGTAAAAGATGGAGAGATTGAAATAGCTGCCATTAGCACAAATGCACAGCTTGCAGACCCTTTTACCAGGGCATTACCAGTTTCAGTTTTCAAGAAGCATGTTGAAGACATGGGAATTCTCTCTAGTTTAGATTCCTGAGTTCAGAAAGAGCAAAAGTCATAAAGATTATGTTTTCAGTTTCTTAGtttgaaagtttcaattttatttcagtttGCAGTTCATGTCAGAAACAATATGTATTCTTATTTTGGTCAAATGAATAAAGCTTGAGGTATTTCCAGATATATTGTTTCACAGCTTGAtcttattttgaaaatatttgatTGCTGCTATTCTAGTTTTGTTGATTATCAGGTTGATGGAAATATGCATATATTCAGTAAGAGACAAACATGCAATCCACTGGTGCTTAAGTAAATAATGTCTGCATTATgattttgatattcaaaattttTAGTTGGACTATAATCAAGTGTTTATTGCAGAATGACATACTTTACCACTTGATTTCATCATATCAATTTTGTAGTTCATGTGAGATGCAGAGGTTATTATTGGTGATTTGGAACAAATATGTTTACATAAGCATGTTTATTTCCAAGTTCTATTTTAGCTGCTACGTTCTTGACAGAACTGAATGGATCTTGAGAAACCATATATTTCAGTGCACACTTTGGCTATTTTcttgaatgagttttggttcagTTGTTATGTAGACAATATtggtccaagggggagattgtaaaatattatttggccctaatattatctacattaaataattaaataacaaactgattaaacttattacaataaatgagaaatatatgaattatctacCTAGACACCTAATGAGCTTTGATATGTCACTCTTAtggttaggaatccattttgataaagataaatTTCTAATTAGTTAATATGATAAATTATAGCATCTTTTCAGAAATAACTCATTGGCTAGAATCAAGGATTCTTTTATGGGAAGACCTAtctagcttgtatatataggtgcttgAAGTCCCTATTCACTATGTGAAAAAACATTCAGTCCTGCCCCATAGAGAGGAGTTAAACACATAGTTGAGTAGAAGATTTCTTGCGTGTGGCTGCTTGAAGTTTTGGAGCTCGGATTATTTGTGTTGAATAACTGtgttgctgctactgcttttgaaggaatggctgttgtgcatgaagcaggtgatgcatctcctcttgttatattctagttcatattgtattgatcatttgggtgtgtttatgcattttgtgaaacgatcttggtttgctcattaagttaacaaagaggAAAAGACATGATCAGAAGAATTGTATGAAATAAGTGAATTTatccaataaataaataaataaataaatatatatatatatatatatatatattcacagtTGAGGCATTCTTGATTGACAAACAATAATTCCCCCCCAAAAAAGCAAGTTTTTCTTACCTTCTCGTATGAGTAGTGAAGAACTACAGAAAGGTGTAGTTGGGTGCTGCCCAACGGAAAGCATGGGATAGAAGTACCACAGAAACATCAGCCCAGTTTGAAAAGTCCAAAGAGCGCAGACTTGCTGCGGCTTCTATTTTAGTTCTTGCAAGCTTGTACTATTTGGCTCTTGGATAATTTAATGACAAAATTGAAGACAAAAATCTACTCACTATGCATAGACCAGAGCTAGGCTGTGACACCAGAGCTAGGCTGTGACTCCCATCTTTGGGCAGACCTTGTTGTTAGTTTAGTTCAATGCACATTTGATTCAAGTTGCATTACTGTAAGACAAACGTAACTTTGAATCCTATACTAAAACTCATTCTCCATACAACTTGGGAAGATTTCACCACAGATGCTACAAACCATATCCAACAGAATGCTATAGCCTCCAAGGCGACTGAGATCTGCACCATATACAATTTtcatcaaaaccaaaattttgAGTAGGCCGGCAAGGGATGAGTCCAGCAATTACAATCAATaagccaaaataaaaaaataaaaaagggcgTAGGAAACCTAAGTTCATTGATAGACATTAGGAAACCACTATGAGAGTGCTACCTGTTTTTTCAtagaaaaatataataataacaaAGGTAATTGACTTGGGTCACAAATGTGTTAGCCTTGGTGATGAAAATAACCTGAAAACCTTCGGATAACAAATTGTAAAATGTAACAAGAACAACAATAGTTGAGAAAATAAAAGTGTTGTCagtgaaaataaaagacaaGTAAAACTACTGTCAGCTTGATTGCATTTCTTTCATCTTATAGAACAAAAAATATCCACTGCtcctttttatttaattttcttttcacttTCTGGTAAAAtgggatttttcttttttgggtcgAGAAATGGGAGATAAAAAGTCCAATCATAGCAAGCAAACAAATGAAATCAGTTGGTTAGACCAAGAATACATCACTAATTTCAAACTCTTTAAACTGATAAAGAAAAAGTCATCACCTCCTAATAGCAGCTCCAATCAGCAGATCATCAGTTCCATCCTAGAGCAAGTTCCCCAGCACACCAGAACCGGACTCCATGATTATCTTGCTAACACTATTTAGCAATGGCCGTCTTTAGACCCAACAACACTAGACCCTAGACTTCTGCATCCAAGACTTAACCAATTCCAAGGTTGGCCCTAAAGCCCAGAATCCATCTCTATTGCTACCATCACCACCAATTTGGCTGGAATGACCAATCCTATCTCCATCCACAGAAGGTTTCCTGGCTCCTTAACACTGTTCTGCATTTAGTAGTAACAACTTCAGCAGTTAACCATTCATCAGCAGCATACACTATGATTTCAAACAGGATTACGAGGCAAGGAAATCATGCTAAAAATCACCTTGATCACTTTCATATATACCAGCCATTCCCATTAACATTTAGGGCATGACTGATTATCAGCACAAAGAAGTCCAAATACCGGAGGCTCCTTGAACAGTGTCTAAGCAAATGAGTAGAGTATCATTTTTCATCAGGGCAAGAAACGCAGCTAGGTTCCACAGTGAGCCTCCTTGCAGCTCTCTACAGTGGATCCTAGCTACATTTGATGATATAGGAAAACTCAAACAATGAACTGAAACCTTCAGCTACACAAAAATACAGAGAGAAATTGACCAACAGAAATAAATGAGAACAAAAATTCAAGGAACAGAGTAACAAAAATTCAGTTGTTTAGGACTGGTTTCTTCATTCATTAATAGTTGATGTTGTATTATTGTTTCTATTAGCTTGTTAGCATATGAGGGACACATATTCCACTCATTTTCTTTGTACTCTACCTCTATTTATGTTTATTataaacatgaaaagaaaatagaaagaaactcTGATGATGAAAAGTGGGCTGGGATTCTAAGACCAATTCATAAATATAGCATGAATTATTAGACCAAGGCACATGATTCATTATTCAGTAGCATCACTTCAAGCTAATCTAGATGTCTgacaataaaacaaaaatcctAATTATATGAACAAATACATAATTATTTGGGTATGCAGTGACTACACACGTCTCTTCATACCTATTTTAAATAAAACAGCATTTGACAGCAAAAAACTGAGCAAAAGGAAATTTTCAAGATATGATGGATATACTTTGATATGCGGAACATATACTATAAGAATTCCAATGTATACAAGAGGAATCAACTGTATATTGCAAATTGCAATTACTTGTAATTTGATCCAATAGTGTTCTTCATGAGGAAAAGGGGGTTGGCAACATTTTTCCCTCAAAAATTGATTTGTTaagaaaacaagtaaaacaGAGTTCCTCAAGAAAGAATGGAAGCTTAGTGTATGAACCTGCAGATGAACTTGTCATGAACTTCAAAAAGTGGTAGAGGAAGGTTGGTATCCTTCATCCTTCATATGCTTGATTAACCTTCGGATCTCAACACCTATACTATCAATCTGTGGATGCATcaaatcaccaacaacaaacaCATGAACCTGACTCTTCAACTCAATCCAGCTACAGCCAGGCTTCTTACTCACCCCTCGAAGTTTCATCATCCTCCTTACCCGCTCAACATCTTCCCACCTACCCAGGGAAGTATAGATGCTTGACAATAGCACGTAAGCCTGTGATTCTAGTGAACCTAACTCCATTAGCTTCTCTCCGGCATATGCTCCCAATTCATAATTCCTATAGTTTCGACAAGCACTTAATAAAATACGCCATAAACAGATGCCATGATCAATAGTTGCTGACTCTATGAAATCTTTGGCTTCATCTAACTTCCCAGCACGGCTCAGGACATCAACCATGCACGCATAATTCTCCACCCTTGGGGCAATGCCAAATTCATTAGACATCATCTTGAAATAAATCCATCCTCTCTCCACAGATCCCATATGGCTGCAAGCAGAGAGAACATTCACAAATGTAACGTAATCCGGCTCTGTGCCACCCAATCGCATCTCCTCAAAGAGCTCTAGAGCTTCGTTACCCTGCCCATTTTGTGAAAGACCAGATATCATTGCATTCCAAGACACTACATCTCTTGTAGGCATTCTCCTAAACACTAACTTCCCATCTTCCAAATTCCCACACTTTGCATACATAGTGAAAAGAGAACTTccaattggaaattcaagactGAATCCATACTTAATGGTATGCGCATGGATTTGCTTTCCTTGTTCAAAAGCACATAGGCTTGAACATGCTTTCAGGAGACTGGCCATTGTGAGTTCATTGGGCAAAAATCCCTCCCTCTGCATTCTACAGTATAAACTCAAGGCAGCTTCATTCTCCCCATTTTGTACATACCCTCCGATCATAGAACTAAAAAGAACAATATCAGGCTCTTTTATACAATCAAACCCTTTCCGAGCATCACTAACGCTACCACATTTGCCATACATGTCAACCAAAGctgaaattatatataattgGAATTTAAATCCCAACTTGAGCACATAACTATGCACTTGCTTTCCTTGTTCAAGAGCATTGATGTCACTACAGGCACTGATGACCCCACCAAACGCAAACTCGGTCGGCACTATCCCAGAAAAATGCATGTCTGAAAACAAGTCCAAAGCCTTTTCCGAATCCCCACTCTGCGCAAAACCAGATATCATCGCAGACCATGTGATAGAATTCTTATCACCAGACAGCTCAAAAGTTCTAAGAGCATCATCTAAACTCCCACATTTCGCATACATCGTGACAAGCGCATTCCCAACAGAAACATTACACATCAGCCCATTTTTCACCGCAAGACAATGAATCTGCTTGCCTGTATCAACAAATTCAGGAACCCCCAAACCACTAAGAACCGCGGTCAAAACAAACTCATTCTCTTCTTCCCTCTCCTCACTCCTACGCAGCAGCATAAAAACCTCTAACGCATTTGCACCCAACTGTTGCATTGCATACCCAGAAATCATAGTAGCCCAAGTAACCGAATTCCTCAcaagcatttcatcaaacaccttaCGTGCATCCCTTACAAGACCCATCTTACAATACATATTAACAAGAGAGCTTCCAACAAACACATCAAAACAGCCCACAGCCTTAAGAGCAACCGTGTGAACTTGTCCGCCACCCAAAACATCGTTTACATATGAAGCAGCATTACAAACTCCAGCAAAAGTGTGCGAATCCGGGGAGGCGTTCTCACCCCGCATGCGTCGAAAAAGGTCCAACACAAACGAGGAGTATCTGAAGCCCTGTTGAGAGTAGCCGTTGATGAGGGTGTTCCATGAGACCACGTCTTTGTGAGGTACGGTTTCGAATACGAGGTGGGCTGTGTGTAAGTGTCCGGATTTGACGTAGAGGTTGATGAGGGCATTGGCAATGTAGACGCAAGAGGAGGAACCGGTTGTGATGATGTGAGCGTGGAGGGTTTTGCCTCTTTGGAGGTCCTTTAGACGAGTGTGGTGTTGGAGAGTGGAGAACAAGGACCGGGAGTGACAAGAAAGACTCATAAAGAGTTCAACCGCGACCGGCTGTGCCTCGAGAGAACATTCGAATTTCGACTCAGCTCGTAAATATCCTTAGATTGCATTTTTATCCCTTTTTCTATGGGTTTtgctaaatgtacccagcaaatctCTTTATACACCCAGTAGTAAAAAATTTACCCTTAAATTTCCAACTTAGAAAACCCAGATAACTCTCTCAGGTTCCGATTTCTCTCACATTTGATCAAATCATTGACTCAAATACCGATTCTGGAAATTCTAAAATGTTTGGTTGCTTTTCTTAATGTAAGAGAAGATCAAGAGAGTTCCTTATGGGGAAGAACATGCCTTTTTCAATTACTCATTATTTCTCGTTCTCTACAATGTACAATCGAATCACGACATCGGCGATTTCCGCCGGAGCTTAAATCTCAAGTAATAAGGCTTTGAATCTGGATTACAGCACTTGCAGGTTAGAGCCTTCATTTTGTCTCATAAACCAACAGGATATGATCACTTCTGCTGGACAAGAAACCCATGACCCAGTGTTCCAATTGTTGAAATCGTCAATATCTAAATGAAAATTCTACAGTTAGATGAACCATCCTAGAAAGAACTTGGTTTTCTTGATGGATATATAAATTCTCAGTTGgacaattgaaaaaagaaaaagaatctgTAATAACTGAAGGAATTGAGAATTGCATCAGACGAATTAGGGAAATATCAAGGTTGGAGGTCAGAGAAATCTGATAAAGAGGTAGTGGGGATGAGGAGTGGAGGACGCTTGCTTTCAGTGCTGGGTGCAATATGGACAATATGGGGTAAAACTGAAAATtaaatgactttttttttactgttgGATTTATTTAGATATTTACTGGGTCTATTTAGAAAGACCGCCGTTTTCTATTTAcgtaagctttttttttttttgcaaattatCTTGGCCCATTTATTACTAATAGTagccttctttttcttttcttttttcaattcccGTGCGGTACTGTAGCTGAACCTTGCGCAAGGTCCAGGCCCGTGCGGCcagtttccttcattttttcaaTTGATTATGTTAACTAGTAAATTACAGGTACAGACTTGATGTATTGGGCTTTAGTATCATTCTGAGGGATTGCAAATTTAATGTAGTGAGCTTCATTATTATTCCGACATACGTGACTTGCAGTTTTTTCCAGTTTCTAGAGGCAATTCTGAATGATTAACCAGCTGAATTGTTCGTATACACATAAAAGAGCCAAAGTTATTTGACCttgcacaatttttttttttgggctaaatactgtttaccaccctgtggtatggacctcgcatcaattcagtccctcgactttcaatttcatcaaaaacacccctgcggtattattttctcgtccaataggtccttcCGATTCAATTCCGTCAGTTTC
This portion of the Rosa chinensis cultivar Old Blush chromosome 1, RchiOBHm-V2, whole genome shotgun sequence genome encodes:
- the LOC112202273 gene encoding uncharacterized protein LOC112202273, with amino-acid sequence MMMHENIDLVFHEDEPEALTKDSSAEEVKAFKAWQRLNRMAKNTIRNTMCDTVRGSVEEPDLATDYMEVIERKFKESEKVEAARLSKAFHELKYEGSGGVREHIMKLIHINARLRELLMGVNDSQVVHVALHSLPNTFSGLRTSYNALKGTWTIDELISICADEEDRIKKERKPATSVNLVEKPKKKKNKLKVTKTITKPSGNTAAATTTTAFKFKCYFCKKVGHMKDCSGFKAWLVKKGIHKEEGTKK
- the LOC112185137 gene encoding pentatricopeptide repeat-containing protein At2g33680, which codes for MSLSCHSRSLFSTLQHHTRLKDLQRGKTLHAHIITTGSSSCVYIANALINLYVKSGHLHTAHLVFETVPHKDVVSWNTLINGYSQQGFRYSSFVLDLFRRMRGENASPDSHTFAGVCNAASYVNDVLGGGQVHTVALKAVGCFDVFVGSSLVNMYCKMGLVRDARKVFDEMLVRNSVTWATMISGYAMQQLGANALEVFMLLRRSEEREEENEFVLTAVLSGLGVPEFVDTGKQIHCLAVKNGLMCNVSVGNALVTMYAKCGSLDDALRTFELSGDKNSITWSAMISGFAQSGDSEKALDLFSDMHFSGIVPTEFAFGGVISACSDINALEQGKQVHSYVLKLGFKFQLYIISALVDMYGKCGSVSDARKGFDCIKEPDIVLFSSMIGGYVQNGENEAALSLYCRMQREGFLPNELTMASLLKACSSLCAFEQGKQIHAHTIKYGFSLEFPIGSSLFTMYAKCGNLEDGKLVFRRMPTRDVVSWNAMISGLSQNGQGNEALELFEEMRLGGTEPDYVTFVNVLSACSHMGSVERGWIYFKMMSNEFGIAPRVENYACMVDVLSRAGKLDEAKDFIESATIDHGICLWRILLSACRNYRNYELGAYAGEKLMELGSLESQAYVLLSSIYTSLGRWEDVERVRRMMKLRGVSKKPGCSWIELKSQVHVFVVGDLMHPQIDSIGVEIRRLIKHMKDEGYQPSSTTF